From Elusimicrobiaceae bacterium, one genomic window encodes:
- a CDS encoding competence/damage-inducible protein A: protein MMKSTIITIGDEILLGQILDTNSRYIANALAHIGMETVRMYSISDNAAEITRCLDSALQESDVVIITGGLGPTKDDITKKTLAEYFGMELIFHEQAYEWVKQFVSHYPQGTMNQYNKNQAYLPKDCTVLRNLKGTASGMWFEAGGKVLISLPGVPFEAEYLMTAEVLPRLEKRLKTDLLKYKMLTVYDVVESCLALDLKTYEDSLPKGLTLAYLPSPGFVRLRLTAKGTSQRDLEHFWARLQQALKGKKVSMAAESEIQHVFAEELKKRQVKVATAESCTGGNVAHLITEVAGSSAYFWGGVVSYANEVKINVLGVSAQDLQKYGAVSEPVAIQMACGVRRATGADYAVSTTGVAGPSGGTPQKPVGTVWIGVAGPNRAYAQEFHFSATRERNIAKASAKALEMLLQEIQKDLP from the coding sequence ATGATGAAATCAACCATTATTACCATCGGTGATGAAATTTTGTTGGGGCAAATTTTGGATACAAATTCCCGTTATATAGCCAATGCTTTGGCTCATATCGGCATGGAGACGGTGAGGATGTACTCTATTTCAGATAATGCTGCAGAGATTACCCGCTGTCTGGACTCGGCTTTACAAGAAAGTGATGTGGTTATTATTACGGGCGGATTAGGCCCGACCAAAGATGATATTACCAAAAAAACTTTAGCCGAATATTTTGGTATGGAACTGATTTTTCATGAGCAGGCTTATGAATGGGTAAAACAATTTGTTTCGCATTACCCTCAGGGTACGATGAACCAATATAATAAGAACCAAGCCTATTTGCCGAAAGATTGTACTGTTTTGCGTAATTTAAAGGGTACGGCCAGCGGTATGTGGTTTGAGGCAGGGGGGAAAGTTTTGATATCTTTGCCGGGAGTTCCTTTTGAAGCCGAGTATTTGATGACGGCGGAAGTTTTGCCCCGTTTGGAAAAAAGACTGAAAACAGATCTGTTAAAGTATAAAATGCTTACGGTGTATGATGTGGTGGAATCCTGTTTGGCTTTGGATTTGAAAACGTATGAAGACTCTTTGCCCAAAGGGCTGACATTGGCATATTTACCTTCACCGGGTTTTGTGCGTTTGCGCCTGACGGCGAAAGGAACATCTCAGAGAGATCTGGAGCATTTTTGGGCACGTTTACAACAGGCTTTAAAGGGCAAAAAAGTTAGTATGGCCGCTGAATCTGAGATACAACATGTTTTTGCAGAAGAACTAAAAAAACGCCAAGTAAAAGTAGCCACTGCGGAAAGTTGTACAGGGGGAAATGTGGCCCACTTGATTACGGAGGTGGCAGGGTCTTCGGCGTATTTTTGGGGTGGGGTTGTATCCTATGCCAACGAGGTAAAAATAAATGTGTTGGGCGTGTCTGCACAGGATTTACAAAAATATGGGGCGGTGAGTGAGCCGGTGGCCATACAAATGGCCTGCGGTGTGCGGCGCGCAACGGGTGCAGATTATGCTGTCTCTACCACAGGGGTGGCGGGGCCGTCAGGCGGAACACCGCAGAAGCCCGTAGGTACGGTATGGATTGGGGTGGCAGGGCCGAATAGGGCCTATGCGCAAGAGTTTCATTTTTCTGCCACACGTGAGCGTAATATCGCCAAAGCATCTGCCAAAGCCTTAGAAATGCTCTTGCAAGAAATACAAAAAGACCTGCCGTAA
- a CDS encoding prepilin-type N-terminal cleavage/methylation domain-containing protein, producing MKNNKGFTLVELLVVVLIIGILAAMAMPAYFKSVERARIAEADTILGSVAQAQQRRWMKNNSYSALFSGLDVSPTNAASATFCTKGGTTSGEGASATTTCNNGFEITLGSTTNAYGSGSATATRVGNSQYSYVLTRKYQSTHTTCTGTTEEDKALCADYCGTDTVSNTGACCNDGTEAACTD from the coding sequence ATGAAAAATAACAAAGGTTTTACCTTGGTTGAATTATTGGTGGTAGTGCTTATCATCGGTATTTTAGCCGCTATGGCCATGCCGGCCTACTTCAAGTCCGTTGAACGGGCTCGCATTGCAGAAGCTGATACCATTTTGGGTTCTGTTGCTCAAGCTCAACAACGCCGCTGGATGAAGAACAATTCTTATTCTGCATTGTTCTCCGGCTTAGACGTATCCCCCACCAATGCTGCTTCTGCTACTTTCTGTACGAAAGGTGGCACCACTTCTGGAGAGGGCGCGAGCGCTACGACCACTTGTAATAACGGTTTTGAAATTACATTAGGTTCAACCACTAATGCATATGGTAGTGGTTCTGCCACCGCTACCCGCGTGGGCAACAGCCAATACTCTTATGTGTTGACTCGCAAGTATCAAAGTACGCATACCACCTGCACAGGAACAACAGAAGAAGACAAAGCCTTATGTGCCGACTATTGCGGTACGGATACCGTTTCTAATACTGGTGCTTGCTGCAACGATGGTACAGAAGCTGCATGTACTGATTAA
- a CDS encoding C_GCAxxG_C_C family protein yields the protein MTKKEKATALFKEGYNCSQAVLLAFAEDLGLDPNTAQKIATPFGGGMGRMREVCGAFSGLLMVLGVKYASNDPKDQKAKAEHYALVQKMAEEFKKQNGSIICRELLGLSGPQEPTPQPRTPQYYQKRPCADMVGSAAEILENLFNSSEK from the coding sequence ATGACGAAAAAAGAAAAAGCAACTGCTTTATTTAAAGAAGGGTATAACTGCTCTCAAGCGGTACTCTTAGCCTTTGCAGAAGACTTGGGCTTAGATCCAAACACCGCACAGAAAATAGCCACCCCGTTTGGCGGCGGCATGGGCCGCATGCGTGAGGTATGCGGTGCTTTTAGCGGATTATTAATGGTACTAGGGGTTAAATATGCCTCTAATGACCCCAAAGACCAAAAAGCCAAAGCCGAACATTATGCTTTGGTACAAAAAATGGCAGAAGAATTTAAAAAGCAAAACGGCTCCATCATCTGCCGCGAACTGCTGGGATTAAGCGGTCCTCAAGAGCCCACTCCTCAACCGCGCACCCCACAGTATTACCAAAAGCGCCCCTGCGCCGATATGGTAGGCAGTGCGGCAGAAATATTGGAAAATTTATTTAACTCCTCTGAAAAATAA
- a CDS encoding DnaJ domain-containing protein yields the protein MSDYKDYYKILGVSKNATEAEIKKAFKSAARKYHPDLHPEGKKAEMTEKFKDVNEAYAVLSDKQKRTIYDQVGQEGYQNYARGGGQNAQGRGNPFAGGYQQYGGGNGNAYYNFSSNGGGSFGGADFSDFFQSIFGGMGGFGGMGSAGGFSGFGGARAGGSGHRNGDVEAELALNLEDAHRGGPMQLTLPGGRNVTVKIPAGVGEGKRIKLKGYGNPTGRGTGDLYLLIKIRPHLTYRLEGDDLYVPVTLMPWTAALGGTIFVPTLDGPVKVKVPAGTHNGKKLKLSGKGLNSKGNLYATLTIDVPRTLSKEQKELFNKLAQIS from the coding sequence ATGAGTGATTATAAAGATTATTACAAGATTTTAGGTGTAAGTAAAAATGCCACAGAGGCCGAAATTAAAAAGGCATTCAAATCTGCGGCGCGTAAATATCATCCGGATTTGCATCCCGAAGGAAAAAAGGCCGAAATGACCGAAAAGTTTAAAGACGTCAATGAAGCCTATGCCGTACTTTCCGACAAACAAAAACGCACTATTTATGACCAAGTAGGCCAAGAAGGATATCAAAATTATGCACGAGGCGGAGGCCAAAATGCACAGGGACGGGGAAATCCGTTTGCCGGTGGTTATCAACAATACGGTGGCGGAAACGGTAATGCCTATTATAATTTTAGTTCCAACGGAGGGGGATCTTTTGGCGGAGCGGATTTTAGTGATTTTTTCCAAAGTATTTTTGGCGGGATGGGAGGCTTTGGAGGCATGGGAAGTGCAGGAGGTTTTAGCGGTTTTGGCGGAGCTCGTGCCGGTGGCTCCGGACACAGAAACGGTGATGTAGAGGCCGAACTTGCCCTAAACTTAGAAGATGCCCATCGCGGTGGACCTATGCAACTTACACTGCCCGGCGGAAGGAATGTGACAGTCAAAATTCCTGCCGGAGTGGGGGAAGGAAAACGCATTAAACTCAAAGGCTACGGCAATCCTACCGGACGAGGAACAGGGGATTTGTATCTTTTGATTAAAATTCGCCCACACTTAACCTATCGTTTAGAGGGTGATGATTTGTACGTACCGGTGACGCTCATGCCTTGGACAGCTGCCTTAGGCGGTACGATTTTTGTGCCTACGTTGGACGGCCCCGTAAAAGTGAAAGTACCTGCCGGTACGCATAATGGCAAGAAATTAAAACTCAGCGGAAAAGGCTTAAATTCAAAAGGCAACTTGTATGCCACATTGACGATAGATGTGCCTCGCACATTGAGTAAAGAGCAGAAAGAGTTGTTTAATAAACTAGCCCAAATTAGTTGA
- the nifJ gene encoding pyruvate:ferredoxin (flavodoxin) oxidoreductase, whose translation MAKLVAMDGNAAVSHVAHATNEVIAIYPITPSSTMGEICDAKSAKGETNIWGNVPVVTEMQSEGGASGAVHGALTAGALTTTFTASQGLLLMIPNMYKIAGELTPTVFHVSARALATTALSIFGDHSDVMSVRNTGWAMLCSDNPQEAMDLALVAQAATLKARVPFLHFFDGFRTSHELNMVEPLTKEQMASMIDEKAISEHKGRGLNPEHPTVRGTAANPDVYFQSREAVNKFYNAVPAIVKEEMAAFEKMTGRKYDLFQYFGDADAEKLIVVMGSGADVAQLAVESMKGEKVGVLKIKLFRPFSIADFIRVIPNTVKKVAVLDRTKEPGSLGEPLFQDVCAAFLTDEAKAKFAATPLIIGGRYGIGSKDFTPADVKAVFENLALPEPKKNFTVGINDDLTFTSLPAAKMTGSSNDVFEAMFYGLGSDGTVGANKNTMKIISANGFFAQGYFVYDSKKSGSMTTSHIRFGKNYIRAPYLIQEADFIGVHMFDFLAQYDVLGKAKKGATVLINAPYSAEEVWNHLTAEVQKQIIDKQLKVYTIDASEIALKTGMGSRTNTIMQTAFFGIAGVIPSEKAIADIKEAIKKTYSKKGEEIVNKNYVAVDAALAGLHEVKYPAEVTSELHTKAAVPADAPAFVKDVLGEMIAGRGDTLPTSAMPEGGVFPTGTTQYEKRNIAVMVPQWDPSVCIQCGFCSLVCPHAAIRIKAYDEAALKDAPKTFKSADGKGDIAGKKFTVQVAVEDCTGCGACIYNCPAKNKENPEKKAINMVHQLDVRENEIDNFAFFLGLKQADVTTKKESVKGSQFKQPLFEFSGACAGCGETPYVKLLTQLFGDRLAVANATGCSSIYGGNLPTTPYCKRDDGKGPAWANSLFEDNAEFGLGIRVAYDQLYSDAVALLKQAKENCQKDHAALIDALLNNPQKTDAEVEEQRKNVAALKEILAGRPECEKCKRLLSFADYLIRKSVWILGGDGWAYDIGYGGLDHVLASGKNVKILVLDTEVYSNTGGQMSKATPLGAKALFAAGGKTMPKKDLGMIAMTYGNIYVAQVAMGANMNQAIQALAEADAYDGPALVIAYSHCIAHGIDMSKGMGEAKRAVQAGRWILYRFNPEMRYEGKNPLKVDSPLGAPTLPLADYMSGENRFKGLMRDNPELAQELIKRAESEYAWRRDLYKQLAAIEPTEKVIK comes from the coding sequence ATGGCAAAATTAGTCGCTATGGACGGCAACGCGGCAGTATCCCACGTCGCGCATGCCACCAACGAAGTCATCGCCATTTACCCCATTACTCCGTCTTCTACGATGGGTGAAATCTGCGATGCCAAAAGCGCCAAAGGCGAAACCAACATCTGGGGCAATGTACCCGTAGTCACGGAAATGCAATCCGAAGGCGGTGCCTCCGGTGCCGTACACGGTGCTTTGACTGCCGGTGCTTTGACCACCACTTTCACCGCTTCTCAGGGTCTTTTACTCATGATCCCGAACATGTACAAAATCGCCGGCGAATTAACCCCGACGGTTTTCCACGTTTCTGCTCGCGCTTTGGCCACTACCGCTTTGTCTATTTTCGGAGACCATTCCGACGTAATGTCTGTACGCAATACCGGTTGGGCCATGTTGTGCTCCGATAATCCGCAAGAAGCAATGGACTTGGCCTTAGTCGCTCAAGCCGCCACCTTGAAAGCTCGCGTACCGTTCTTGCACTTCTTTGACGGTTTCCGCACCAGCCACGAACTTAACATGGTTGAACCCTTGACCAAAGAACAAATGGCCAGCATGATTGATGAAAAAGCCATCAGCGAACACAAAGGACGCGGTTTAAACCCCGAACACCCGACTGTACGCGGTACCGCTGCCAATCCGGACGTATACTTCCAATCTCGCGAAGCTGTAAATAAATTCTACAATGCCGTTCCCGCCATCGTAAAAGAAGAAATGGCCGCCTTTGAAAAAATGACCGGTCGCAAGTACGATTTATTCCAATACTTCGGTGATGCCGATGCCGAAAAACTCATTGTAGTCATGGGTTCCGGTGCTGACGTTGCTCAGTTGGCCGTAGAATCTATGAAAGGTGAAAAAGTGGGTGTACTCAAAATCAAATTGTTCCGCCCCTTCTCCATTGCTGACTTTATTCGCGTTATCCCCAACACCGTTAAAAAAGTGGCCGTTTTGGATCGCACCAAAGAACCGGGTTCTTTGGGAGAACCGTTGTTCCAAGATGTTTGCGCCGCTTTCTTGACCGATGAAGCCAAAGCCAAATTTGCTGCCACTCCGCTCATTATCGGAGGCCGCTATGGTATCGGTTCTAAAGACTTTACTCCCGCCGACGTCAAAGCCGTATTTGAAAACTTGGCTTTGCCCGAACCCAAAAAGAATTTCACCGTCGGTATCAATGATGATTTGACTTTCACTTCCTTGCCCGCTGCCAAAATGACGGGTTCTTCCAACGATGTGTTTGAAGCAATGTTCTATGGTTTGGGCTCTGACGGTACGGTCGGTGCCAACAAAAACACCATGAAAATCATCAGCGCCAATGGTTTCTTTGCTCAAGGCTATTTCGTTTACGACTCTAAGAAGTCTGGTTCTATGACCACTTCTCACATTCGCTTTGGCAAAAACTATATCCGCGCTCCGTATCTCATTCAAGAAGCTGATTTTATCGGCGTGCACATGTTTGACTTCTTGGCTCAGTACGATGTACTCGGCAAAGCCAAAAAAGGTGCTACCGTACTTATCAATGCCCCGTATTCTGCCGAAGAAGTGTGGAACCACTTAACCGCCGAAGTACAAAAACAAATCATTGATAAACAACTCAAAGTATACACGATTGATGCTTCTGAAATTGCTTTAAAAACCGGTATGGGCAGCCGCACCAACACCATCATGCAAACCGCTTTCTTCGGTATTGCCGGTGTAATCCCGTCTGAAAAAGCCATCGCCGATATTAAAGAAGCTATTAAGAAAACCTATTCCAAAAAAGGTGAAGAAATCGTCAATAAAAACTATGTGGCTGTAGATGCTGCCTTAGCCGGCTTGCACGAAGTAAAATATCCGGCTGAAGTGACTTCTGAACTTCATACCAAAGCTGCCGTACCGGCCGATGCTCCTGCGTTTGTAAAAGACGTCTTGGGTGAAATGATTGCCGGACGCGGTGACACCTTGCCTACTTCTGCCATGCCCGAAGGCGGCGTGTTCCCCACCGGTACCACTCAATATGAAAAACGCAATATCGCCGTTATGGTACCCCAATGGGATCCCAGCGTTTGTATCCAATGCGGTTTCTGCTCTTTGGTATGTCCGCATGCTGCAATTCGCATCAAAGCCTATGATGAAGCAGCCTTGAAAGACGCTCCGAAAACCTTTAAATCTGCCGACGGCAAAGGCGACATCGCCGGTAAAAAATTCACTGTCCAAGTGGCGGTGGAAGATTGTACCGGTTGTGGTGCCTGTATTTACAACTGCCCGGCTAAAAACAAAGAAAATCCGGAAAAGAAAGCCATCAACATGGTGCACCAACTCGACGTACGCGAAAATGAAATTGACAACTTTGCCTTCTTCTTGGGCTTAAAACAAGCCGATGTCACCACCAAGAAAGAATCTGTCAAAGGATCTCAATTCAAACAACCGTTGTTTGAGTTCTCCGGTGCCTGTGCCGGTTGTGGTGAAACTCCGTATGTAAAACTTTTAACGCAACTCTTTGGTGATCGCTTAGCCGTAGCCAACGCGACTGGTTGTTCCTCCATCTACGGCGGCAACTTACCCACCACCCCGTACTGCAAACGCGACGACGGAAAAGGACCCGCTTGGGCCAACTCCTTGTTCGAAGATAATGCTGAATTCGGTTTGGGTATCCGCGTAGCTTATGACCAACTTTACAGCGATGCTGTAGCCTTGCTCAAACAAGCCAAAGAAAACTGCCAAAAAGATCACGCCGCTTTGATTGACGCCCTTTTGAATAATCCTCAAAAGACCGATGCCGAAGTGGAAGAACAACGCAAAAATGTGGCTGCCTTAAAAGAAATCTTGGCCGGCAGACCCGAATGCGAAAAATGCAAACGCCTCTTGAGCTTTGCCGATTACTTAATCCGCAAATCCGTATGGATTTTGGGCGGTGACGGCTGGGCCTATGATATCGGCTACGGCGGTTTGGACCACGTATTAGCCTCCGGCAAAAACGTGAAAATCTTGGTCTTGGATACCGAAGTGTACTCCAATACCGGTGGTCAAATGTCCAAAGCCACCCCGCTCGGTGCCAAAGCCTTGTTTGCTGCCGGTGGTAAAACCATGCCGAAAAAAGACTTGGGTATGATTGCCATGACCTATGGCAATATCTACGTAGCCCAAGTGGCTATGGGTGCCAACATGAACCAAGCCATTCAAGCCTTAGCTGAAGCTGATGCTTACGATGGTCCGGCGTTGGTCATTGCCTACTCTCACTGTATCGCTCACGGTATTGATATGTCCAAAGGTATGGGTGAAGCCAAACGTGCCGTACAAGCCGGCCGCTGGATCCTCTACCGCTTCAATCCGGAAATGCGCTACGAAGGCAAAAACCCGCTCAAAGTGGACAGCCCTTTAGGCGCTCCGACCTTGCCGTTAGCCGACTACATGAGTGGTGAAAACCGCTTCAAAGGCTTAATGCGCGACAATCCGGAACTCGCACAAGAACTCATCAAACGTGCCGAATCCGAATATGCTTGGAGACGCGATTTGTATAAACAACTCGCTGCTATCGAGCCGACTGAAAAAGTGATCAAATAG
- a CDS encoding ankyrin repeat domain-containing protein, which yields MKKTIILLISFISLAFFVAYEENFKERQAEALIWAAYEGDLIGVKNLMEDGAETNYGIYITDPKRHYQQALFTLPLAAASGGNEKILRYLIKNKVANHAPNDKNWTPLLIAVRDGHAEYAAQLIENGADINAQTDSGATALILAFVTDFPEEKQRLSIIEYMLKKEADPNKQTLLQSDALFYAVTELNRLEGVKLLLEYGADVCRLYEGKNIVEISKDNEIRSLLKEAYEKQCRHQ from the coding sequence ATGAAAAAAACAATTATTCTTTTGATTTCTTTTATCTCTCTTGCTTTTTTTGTGGCTTACGAAGAAAACTTCAAGGAGCGACAAGCAGAGGCTCTCATTTGGGCCGCTTATGAAGGAGATTTAATCGGCGTAAAAAATTTGATGGAAGATGGGGCTGAAACAAACTACGGCATATACATCACAGACCCAAAGCGCCACTATCAACAAGCATTATTTACATTACCTCTTGCAGCTGCTTCAGGCGGAAATGAAAAAATACTCCGCTACCTCATTAAAAATAAAGTCGCCAATCATGCCCCTAATGACAAAAATTGGACTCCTTTGCTGATTGCCGTACGAGACGGGCATGCCGAATATGCAGCCCAACTGATTGAAAACGGGGCCGATATTAACGCACAAACAGACAGTGGTGCTACTGCGTTAATTTTGGCCTTTGTGACTGATTTTCCCGAAGAAAAACAACGCTTATCCATCATTGAATATATGCTTAAAAAAGAGGCAGACCCCAACAAACAAACCCTTTTGCAAAGCGATGCACTGTTCTATGCTGTCACAGAACTAAACCGCTTAGAGGGAGTAAAACTACTGCTGGAATATGGGGCAGATGTATGTAGGCTTTACGAAGGAAAAAATATTGTAGAAATCAGTAAGGATAATGAAATACGCTCCCTATTAAAAGAAGCGTATGAAAAGCAGTGCCGACATCAATAG
- a CDS encoding DUF362 domain-containing protein: protein MAKSKVYFTNMRTKLGEGLPKKLKRLIKQAGIDQIDFKNKFVAIKIHFGEPGNLAFLRPNYATAVAEVVRELGGKPFLTDCNTLYVGGRKNALDHLASAAYNGYTAQTTGCQIIIADGLKGTDETLVPVPQGKYVKEAKIGHAVMDADIVISLNHFKGHECTGTGGALKNLGMGCGSRAGKMEMHSAGKPFVHTEKCVGCGACLRICAHDAPKVTNAKAAIDQTKCVGCGRCIGVCPTDAVTAANDESNDILNKKIVEYSWAVLSGRPHFHISLAIDISPYCDCHSENDAPIVPDIGMFASFDPVALDTACGDAANRQPVMPGSLLAEREHCHGDHFTNLTPVTNWRVCVEYAQEMGLGSTEYELVEIK from the coding sequence ATGGCTAAATCAAAAGTATATTTTACCAACATGCGCACCAAATTAGGTGAGGGCTTACCTAAGAAATTAAAACGTTTGATCAAACAGGCGGGCATTGATCAAATTGACTTTAAAAATAAATTTGTAGCTATTAAAATTCATTTTGGAGAACCGGGCAATTTGGCTTTTCTGCGTCCCAATTATGCCACTGCCGTTGCAGAAGTGGTGAGAGAATTAGGAGGAAAGCCCTTTTTAACCGATTGTAATACTTTATATGTAGGTGGGCGAAAAAATGCCTTAGACCACTTAGCCTCTGCCGCTTATAACGGCTACACTGCGCAGACTACGGGCTGCCAGATTATTATTGCAGACGGCCTAAAGGGAACGGATGAAACATTGGTGCCCGTACCGCAAGGAAAATATGTAAAAGAGGCCAAAATCGGTCATGCAGTGATGGATGCCGATATCGTGATTTCTCTCAATCATTTTAAAGGTCATGAATGTACCGGTACCGGCGGTGCACTTAAAAATTTAGGTATGGGGTGTGGCTCTCGTGCCGGCAAGATGGAAATGCATAGCGCAGGCAAGCCTTTTGTTCATACCGAAAAATGTGTAGGCTGTGGGGCCTGCCTGCGCATTTGCGCGCATGATGCCCCGAAAGTGACCAACGCAAAAGCCGCCATTGATCAGACCAAGTGTGTGGGTTGTGGCCGTTGTATAGGCGTTTGTCCGACGGATGCCGTGACGGCAGCTAATGATGAATCCAATGATATTTTAAATAAAAAAATTGTGGAATATTCTTGGGCCGTTTTGTCGGGTAGACCGCATTTTCATATTAGTTTGGCCATCGATATTTCTCCGTATTGTGATTGCCATAGTGAAAATGATGCCCCCATTGTGCCGGATATCGGTATGTTTGCCTCTTTTGATCCGGTGGCTTTAGATACGGCCTGTGGCGATGCTGCTAATCGTCAACCCGTTATGCCGGGCAGTTTGTTGGCTGAGCGCGAACACTGTCATGGGGACCACTTTACCAATTTAACGCCCGTCACCAATTGGCGTGTGTGCGTAGAATATGCCCAAGAAATGGGCTTAGGCTCTACTGAGTATGAGTTGGTAGAAATCAAATAA
- a CDS encoding nitroreductase family protein encodes MEFEKVILDRRSIRKYADKPVEREKINACLQAALLAPSACNSQPWHYIVIDDPKVKEDFCKEVFTGVYGMSKWAEKAPVLVAVVSDRGNFTSRIGNFFRRTEFYLVDQGISGEHFVLRAHDLGLGTCWIGWLNSDKAEKFFKLPKGKKIEHLISVGYPAESPSPRPRKDFQESVSYNKYK; translated from the coding sequence ATGGAATTTGAAAAGGTTATTTTAGATAGACGCAGCATCCGCAAATATGCAGACAAACCCGTTGAACGCGAAAAAATAAATGCTTGTTTACAGGCTGCACTGCTAGCACCTTCGGCTTGCAATTCACAACCTTGGCATTATATTGTTATAGATGATCCAAAGGTAAAAGAGGATTTCTGCAAAGAAGTTTTTACCGGAGTTTACGGCATGAGCAAATGGGCCGAAAAAGCCCCCGTTTTAGTAGCGGTGGTATCGGATCGCGGCAATTTTACCAGCCGCATTGGCAACTTTTTCCGCCGTACGGAATTTTACTTGGTAGATCAAGGCATCTCTGGCGAACATTTTGTATTGCGTGCTCATGATTTGGGGTTAGGCACTTGTTGGATTGGCTGGCTTAACTCTGACAAAGCCGAAAAATTCTTTAAACTTCCGAAAGGAAAAAAGATAGAGCATTTGATTTCTGTAGGATACCCGGCCGAGTCTCCCTCCCCGCGCCCCAGAAAAGATTTTCAAGAAAGTGTCAGTTATAACAAGTATAAATAA
- a CDS encoding DedA family protein, producing the protein MAEIHVLIILFIVGFTSAGLLPSQAEVVLFAILATGDYRAWLLVLVTTAGNVTGSVGNYYLGKYIRRFENKKWFPVKEKYLLSAQHLFEQKGPLTLLLAGIPFIGDPITIAAGMNQVKMWLFLPLVSLSKGCRYAFVWLLFTGIF; encoded by the coding sequence ATGGCAGAAATACACGTATTAATTATTTTATTTATAGTAGGGTTTACATCGGCCGGACTTTTGCCCTCTCAGGCTGAAGTGGTGCTTTTTGCCATCTTGGCAACGGGCGACTATCGGGCCTGGCTATTAGTCTTGGTGACTACGGCAGGAAATGTGACGGGAAGTGTGGGTAATTACTATTTAGGCAAATATATTCGTCGGTTTGAAAATAAAAAGTGGTTTCCGGTAAAAGAAAAATACCTACTTAGCGCGCAACATCTTTTTGAGCAAAAAGGCCCTCTGACTTTGTTGTTAGCCGGAATCCCTTTTATAGGAGACCCCATTACTATCGCCGCCGGAATGAATCAAGTAAAAATGTGGCTTTTTCTGCCATTGGTAAGCCTATCCAAAGGATGCCGCTATGCTTTTGTATGGCTTTTATTTACAGGTATTTTCTAA